The following are from one region of the Bradyrhizobium septentrionale genome:
- a CDS encoding sulfite oxidase-like oxidoreductase, translating to MTDDQEPPESKLTRSKQRWAREGKFLTGKITRPDEQRLPPGQHLTADWPVLDLGLMPKVSQERWRLDVYGAVEQTIYWSWPQFMAQPQTQFVSDIHCVTTWSRYDNQWEGLATRDLLAACQPREDARFVALHSYDGYTTNLPLEDFAAEDALLAHSWSGKPLEQEHGGPVRLVVPHLYFWKSAKWLQRIEFLTEDAPGFWEVRGYHNRGDPWAEQRYSGD from the coding sequence ATGACCGACGACCAGGAACCGCCCGAGAGCAAGCTGACGCGCAGCAAGCAGCGCTGGGCGCGCGAAGGCAAGTTCCTCACCGGCAAGATCACCCGGCCGGACGAGCAGCGCCTGCCGCCGGGCCAGCATCTGACGGCGGACTGGCCGGTGCTCGATCTCGGGCTGATGCCCAAGGTCTCGCAGGAGCGCTGGCGGCTCGACGTCTATGGCGCGGTGGAGCAGACGATCTACTGGAGCTGGCCGCAATTCATGGCGCAGCCGCAGACGCAATTCGTCTCCGACATCCACTGCGTCACGACCTGGTCGCGCTACGACAATCAGTGGGAGGGGCTCGCCACGCGCGACCTGCTCGCCGCCTGCCAGCCGCGCGAGGACGCGCGCTTCGTCGCGCTGCATTCCTATGACGGTTATACGACAAACCTGCCGCTCGAGGACTTTGCCGCCGAGGACGCGCTGCTCGCCCATAGCTGGTCGGGCAAGCCGCTCGAGCAGGAGCATGGCGGGCCGGTGCGACTCGTGGTGCCACATCTCTATTTCTGGAAGAGCGCCAAATGGCTGCAGCGCATCGAATTCCTGACCGAAGATGCGCCGGGCTTCTGGGAAGTGCGCGGCTATCACAATCGCGGTGATCCCTGGGCCGAACAGCGCTATTCTGGCGACTGA